One window of the Maylandia zebra isolate NMK-2024a linkage group LG19, Mzebra_GT3a, whole genome shotgun sequence genome contains the following:
- the rsrp1 gene encoding arginine/serine-rich protein 1 gives MAKGTGSHSEMARARQSDGLNVIFDQKSPRSSRSYSISRSVSRSSYDSSHSSGSYRGRDRRRRYYRSSSSSSSSSSRSRSSRSRSRSYPRCHRRSSRCRCDDHSRRSRGRSSHSPPRCYRAHTRSFSRSPARCSHRRRYRSPSRSRSISRSRSSFRRSRGRVSQYRCRFSQSSSRSRSRSVGRSVSLSLCDKRELLEAAKANAMKILGVEKLELPESVKPILSEPEREPEKRVRHGSEKTAAQGTQEEPDDVSSPRSSQKGKIAFSINNSVAKPTAAAPPTAKVTPRVDSVERRKPYGQWIPVRSGQSSSARKHT, from the exons ATGGCCAAGGGAACAGGCTCTCATTCCGAAATGGCCCGTGCTCGCCAGAGCGATGGCCTCAATGTGATCTTTGACCAGAAAAGCCCCAGGTCATCCCGATCCTATTCCATATCCCGCTCTGTGTCCAGGAGCAGCTATGACAGCAGCCACTCCTCAGGCTCTTACAGAGGGCGCGACAGACGCAGACGCTATTACAGATCATCATCTTCATCGTCCTCATCTTCTTCCAGGAGCAGGTCTTCTCGCTCCAGGTCACGCTCCTACCCCCGCTGCCACAGACGCTCCTCTCGCTGTCGATGTGACGACCACAGCAGACGCAGCAGAGGTCGTTCTAGTCATTCCCCACCCCGCTGTTACAGGGCCCACACTCGCTCATTCAGCCGCTCGCCAGCCAGATGCTCGCATCGCAGACGGTACAGGTCTCCCTCCAGGTCCCGCTCAATTTCCCGATCCAGGTCATCCTTCCGCAGGTCCAGGGGCCGCGTGAGCCAGTATCGATGCAGATTTTCACAATCCTCATCCAGGAGCCGATCCCGATCTGTTGGACGTTCTGTCAGCCTCAGTCTGTGTG ATAAAAGGGAACTCCTCGAAGCTGCAAAGGCAAACGCCATGAAGATTCTGGGAGTGGAGAAACTGGAACTTCCTGAGAGTGTGAAACCAATCCTGTCAGAACCCGAGCGTGAGCCAGAGAAAAGGGTGAGACACGGCTCCGAAAAGACCGCAGCACAG GGCACACAGGAGGAGCCTGATGACGTCTCCAGCCCAAGGTCGTCCCAGAAAGGAAAAATTGCTTTCAGCATTAAC aACTCTGTTGCTAAGCCAACAGCTGCAGCTCCTCCTACAGCAAAGGTAACTCCCCGAGTGGACAGCGTAGAGCGTAGGAAGCCCTACGGCCAGTGGATCCCAGTCAGATCAGGCCAATCCTCGAGTGCACGCAAACATACCTAA
- the LOC143414112 gene encoding uncharacterized protein LOC143414112, with protein sequence MSVEREMTLPITPRVIALGNNFMSASRWMISLEGKVFYEPEQMHDFASTLAVFFASYYVFNLEYQESASITQEMIQRFFVRINPDMGTKCPAKLGTSCKTDRVVKRKVTSISSRITTFLQRLSEFEWRTSN encoded by the exons ATGTCTGTTGAGAGAGAGATGACCTTACCCATCACACCAAGGGTAATAGCGCTTG GGAATAATTTCATGTCTGCAAGCCGCTGGATGATCAGTTTGGAGGGCAAGGTATTTTATGAGCCTGAGCAGATGCATGACTTTGCCAGCACCCTTGCTGTCTTCTTTGCGTCATACTACGTTTTCAACCTTGAGTATCAGGAGTCAGCGTCCATCACACAGGAGATGATACAGAG GTTCTTTGTGAGGATCAATCCAGACATGGGAACAAAATGCCCTGCAAAACTTGGTACAAGCTGCAAGACAGATCGTGTCGTAAAGAGGAAGGTTACAAGCATCAGCTCTCGGATCACCACCTTCCTCCAGCGGCTCTCTGAGTTTGAATGGAGGACTTCCAACTAG
- the mgst3b gene encoding microsomal glutathione S-transferase 3b, whose product MDPLTVLPSNFGYVILTYLYSWIMLGYLAVKVGGARKKYNVKYPTMYSDKEQVFNCIQRAHQNTLEVYPQWLVFQTIAALVYPLSASVLGVIWVTSRFSYAWGYYTGDPAKRMNGAYGYIGYFGVIILSISVALQLLGFL is encoded by the exons ATGGACCCGCTCACCGTGCTGCCATCCAACTTCGGATATGTTATCCTCACGTACCTGTACAGCTGGATCATGCTGGGGTATTTGGCAGTTAAGGTTGGGGGAGCCAGAAAGAAGTACAACGTGAAA TATCCCACCATGTACAGCGACAAGGAGCAAGTCTTTAACTGCATCCAGAGGGCGCATCAGAACACCCTGGAAGTGTACCCTCAGTGGCTGGTTTTCCAGACCATCGCAGCTCTTGTTTACCCG CTGTCAGCATCTGTCTTGGGGGTTATTTGGGTGACCAGCAGGTTTTCCTATGCCTGGGGCTACTACACAGGAG ATCCTGCCAAGAGGATGAACGGTGCTTACGGCTACATTGGCTATTTCGGAGTCATCATTCTCTCCATATCTGTTGCCCTGCAGCTGCTCGGCTTCCTCTAA